From the candidate division Zixibacteria bacterium HGW-Zixibacteria-1 genome, the window TTAAACCAGTTTATAGCCACCAGAATAAAAACCAGAAACGACAGTAATAAAAGCTTTCTCATTTTCACCTTCCCATGTTTTCAAAATCCATTCTCGCAAACTGTTATGGCAAAGCGGATGCCGAATTGAGGGCCGCCAACAATCTCTTGAATAGTAACAACTTAAGATTATAGGGATGGTGTGATCGCCATGATTTTGGGAAAAAATATCCCGCCCCTTCCCGGAAAATTTTTCGAAAATAACATGAGCAGTATGGTAATAGTGGCGCCATCGCCGGTTTTTATAATACCCATAATTTAGAGATTGAGGCGGTGCTCACAGTACCCCGGCCGGGAACATCATTTGCAATTCTCAAACCCTTTTTTCGACCTTCGTTGAAGGTACTTTTGGCATTAAGAGTGAAGAACGCCGGTCACCCCTTGGGACCTATTATGGCTTTCGGAAACACTTAAGACAGTTCAAACAGTGTAGTCGGTAAAGGCTGCTCTTTGCTATTGAATAATATGATAAGTTGATTTTTGGCGGGAAATGCAGTATATATAAGATATATGGACAATCAACCGATTTTTTTATCAAGAGAAGGGCTTCTAAAGCTTGAGCAGGAACTCAAGCAGTTGAAGACGGTGGAGCGCCCGACGATCGTCGCTGAAATAAAGCGGGCCAGAGAAATGGGCGATTTATCGGAAAATGCCGAGTATCACGCCGCCAAAGAGGCCCAGGTGCATATCGAAAGAAAAATTGCCGAACTGGAAGACAAGCTCAGCCGGGTCCAGTCGATCAATACTGATAATATTCCCAGCGACAAAGCTTACCTGTTTGCCAAGGTGCTGGTCAAAGATCTTGATGACGGCGAGGAAATCGAATATACGCTTGCGCCGCAGGAAGAAACAGATCTTGACAATGATATTATCTCCATCAAGTCCCCCATCGGCGCCGCTCTGCTTGGTAAAGCGGTCGGTGATGTATTGGAGGTCAAGGTCCCGGCCGGTATCATCAAGTACGAAATATTAAAGATTTCCCGCGAATAAAAAAAATCTCCTTCCGTTATGGAAGGAGATCATCTGTTTACTATCAGGTAAATCGGATCAGTACACTTCTTCTTCGTCGGTCGGACTTAAATCAAGTTCGTCCTCTTCGTAGTATTCTTCATCATCCGAACCCACCTCGGCGGCCATGTCGGCACATTCGATAGAACAGAAGACCTGTCCCGCCTGTCTAACGGCCTTGCCGTCAAATTCTTCGCCACAGAATTCGCAGACCATTTTTAACCTCCATCAAAGTCATTTATGCCAGATGGCAGCGACTGATAAAAAATAATAATTGCAGAATTTGCAAGCAAAATTTTCAATTTTTGCCCGGCAAATCGAAAATAATTTTAGTTTACTTTCGACAGTTTATAACAAAAGTTTATACTCAAAATGTTTCCGAAGAATTAATTCCTGTGGAGGTTTCTACTTCCGGGCATCTTTATCATTATCTTTCAACAACTTAACTGCACAATAGCCGTCTTAAAATCTTTCCGAAACCCTATATTTCGGGCGGCGGAGCACCGTAATTGGCCCATTCCTCTTTGGACGGTCCAAAGGTTCCGGGGACCTTCAGTCCGGCCTGGCGCATCAGGACCGTCATCTGCCCGCGGTGGTGAATTTCGTGATCAATAATAACCATAAGCGACTTGGCCCGTTTCCACTGCTG encodes:
- a CDS encoding transcription elongation factor GreA produces the protein MDNQPIFLSREGLLKLEQELKQLKTVERPTIVAEIKRAREMGDLSENAEYHAAKEAQVHIERKIAELEDKLSRVQSINTDNIPSDKAYLFAKVLVKDLDDGEEIEYTLAPQEETDLDNDIISIKSPIGAALLGKAVGDVLEVKVPAGIIKYEILKISRE